A stretch of DNA from Rhineura floridana isolate rRhiFlo1 chromosome 20, rRhiFlo1.hap2, whole genome shotgun sequence:
aagcaaagtttctagatattctaaatgactattccctagaccagttggtcatggaaccgaccagagggacggcaaccctggacttaatcctcagtggggaccgggacctggtgcgagatgtaagtgttgttgaaccgattgggagcagtgaccacagatCGCGGGGCAAGCCGTAGGGCCCCaagtgcccccgaaaaccatgtcccgctacccgttccgggctctaatactcttcaacgtaaaacagcctggaacggtgacttcccagtgagacaggcccaccaaattcaccagtcccacatgacggaacgcgcgacacaccgtaagtccccaaccgcccccgaaaaccacgttccgctacccgttccgggctctaatactcttcaacataaaacagcccggaacggggacttctcggccagccaggcccaccaatttcaccaatTACACATGACGGAACGTGGGGCACACCGttaggccccaactgcccccgaaaaccacgttccgctacccgttccgggctctaatactcttcaacataaaacagcccggaacggcgacttcccagccagccaggcctgtcatgaacctgtaatggtcatgagttattagaaatctgatgacaacactttggttccagtaagggactctgggagatggttatagtcagacaagacaggccttgccaatttgcaaagttaagtttcattttcccagctgaagacggttagaagaagccttaacaagctgcacctgtttatctttgctgattagcaagtgcctggcacccaaggtcatccttggcctatgcagttggaaaacaccgttgggaggggggcctgaaggcgcgaaaatgtgagaaacatcgagaagaaagttacatcagtcaattcctgattggtcaattaattttggaccgttaggatctttttcccttaagtatagggctagggacccacagcctttgttctctgttctctgcctatgctgactggcaccagagttccaaaccttttctgccttatggttcctggggttgcttatgggaaggcaacctatgtctggttccattgctttatgttgaacatccatctctcttaggagaggtgccacgcaaccaactacctcgtatgtaagtagttaggtgagctagtttattattttcttgttgtgtgtatgaattctcttgtaagaacctaaacccttgttgggtgaatggtcttaaaggattacttgctgctatatgatatgtgcacttatatattttaataaagctacttctatttaacctggtgtgttcatttgagagaaggggtggttctaaattcagtgttttgacccaatctcagtcactcactaccaaagagggttaagaagttaaaagcttggattttaagtgttaaaccagaggtgcctggcaaggagtgtaactgtgactcttgccttttaggaccttggttttatataccttctgggctcagagatcccctggctctgagtggaccagtatacaggggtggtggcagcctaccttctaccttgcagggttgttgtgagcgtacacagccttggcaagggtgaagtaatagcttttcggttccagtctcatttccctaagggtgggggtctgagcctgatgcatgttcccgggaccctgagggtcgggcgggcatgacatggctggcagtggtgaggatcgaagccattcctgctcttaagtgaacacgctgtgtgagataagtgcattgcagcaagttgtaaattttaaagagacttctgacacaattgtttgttactttgggtagtaaggttagtgcagaatgtcgcaaaagataaaaaccagatctcaaaagaatggagccgaggatgtgctcctggcagacactgcgttgcctagtcagcttgctcagctggaagaaggcgctgctgctctgtcgtttatgcctcagccttctgtggatgaccaggagttcgtgtctaagcaaactgaggatagtgaagatgaggaggaatcagatttggatgaggaagagttgcctaggagcatgcagcgctacctggctaagcaaatgaagctgttgtccctgcagttcaaggctatggaggaagatcgccggagtagggaaagctttgctcgtgagatgcaacaaccgcgaggaggaagaccagacctccataaaaaatcctttccgacctttcgtgagacagatgacatttttaccttcttccaagtttttgctcactcttgtagagatcaaggtgtgcctaaaaagtactggatgagtgctttacgcattaatgctgaaggcgagttgagagaactgttgaactctttgccactggagtatgcagatgattttgactacttttatgctttagcCAAGTCTCACTTTGCGCTAACATCAGAAGATTGTTTTCGGCATTTAGAAgcagaccagaagaagtctcgggaaagcttctcagcctttgctgcacggatgggcagaaatgtggaacgttgggctgacacagccgaggctgtaacccgagaggaggttttagatctgtttgcaaaagaactgttttacagacgcctccctcgagatttgatggctctggtcagagaccagcagccccgttctctgactgaagcaggcatgctagcagatcgtatgtttaaaaacagagctggagaaaagtatactttgtttcggagaccggagtacgttcctgtgaaaccgccgaggcgagagaccgcaggtatgcagaaaccagggcaaccggcgaaggaagagaaaggggggcctgctggctacttcaaagtgccttccgcccggcccgaggctgcattgcaagagaagccccgtggagaaataatctgctttaaatgtgggcaaattggtcataaggctaattcctgttctaaaaccttgtctaagcccaatcctgctggaaggaagaacccaaaggttgctccagttgcacgcgtgagagacttaacgtcccctggagcggaacctcctgaactttcttcatggtcgtcagccgaggagaatgaaggagcagaatcggattttgtattttctgccccaaattcacaagaccgtcctgagacccctcgtggaccagttgttaaagccctgtcggtgagtgttgtacaaaatatatccgggggccaagagggagaagaaaaggatggtttgctgcaagggagggactgtccagaacc
This window harbors:
- the LOC133373781 gene encoding uncharacterized protein LOC133373781, with product MQQPRGGRPDLHKKSFPTFRETDDIFTFFQVFAHSCRDQGVPKKYWMSALRINAEGELRELLNSLPLEYADDFDYFYALAKSHFALTSEDCFRHLEADQKKSRESFSAFAARMGRNVERWADTAEAVTREEVLDLFAKELFYRRLPRDLMALVRDQQPRSLTEAGMLADRMFKNRAGEKYTLFRRPEYVPVKPPRRETAGMQKPGQPAKEEKGGPAGYFKVPSARPEAALQEKPRGEIICFKCGQIGHKANSCSKTLSKPNPAGRKNPKVAPVARVRDLTSPGAEPPELSSWSSAEENEGAESDFVFSAPNSQDRPETPRGPVVKALSEAEPDFPSGSVSFA